Genomic DNA from Candidatus Eisenbacteria bacterium:
CTCGCCATTCTCGGAGGCTATCTCGGAGAATCCTCTCTCAAAGACGTGTCGCCTCTGATCCTCTCGTTCCCTCAGAGTTTGCGCCGCCTCCTTGAATCTCTTGTATTCAAGCAGTCTCCTCACCAATTCCTCGCGAGGGTCTCCCTGTGCTTCTTCCTCCTCGACGGGACTCGCAGGAAGAAGCATCCTCGCCTTGATGCGCATGAGAGTGGCGGCCATCACAAGAAACTCACCCGCAACGTCGAGATCGAGCATCTCCATCAGCTCTATGTACGAGAGGTACTGAAGCGTGATGTGCGCAATCGGGATGTCGTATATGTCGATCTCTTCGATCTTGATGAGATGAAGCAGAAGGTCGAGCGGACCCTCGAATTTCTCAAGCTTTATGTGATACGGTGTCGACATCTAGTCCCACAACTTCATGGCCGTGCGCACGTCGTGCATGGTCTCCCTGGCGATGGCCCGCGCCCTGTCGCTTCCCGCCTCCATTATGTCCTCGATCAAATGACGCTCGGACATGAGACGCGCCCGCCTCTCCCGCAAGGGAGCAAGCACGTCGGCCAGTTTGCGGGCGACGTTCTCCTTGCAGGCCACGCAGCCGAGGCTCCCCGAGCGGCAGTCTTTCTCGATCTCGTCCTTCCGGGCGGCGTTGAAACTCTTCTGATAGGTGAAGATCGCGCAAACGTCCGGATGTCCCTCATCGCCGCGCCTGATCTTCTTGGGGTCGGTCACGGCCGTTCGCACCTTCTTCATGATCGCTTCGGGATCATCCGCGAGGTCGATCGTGTTGCCGACCGACTTGCTCATTCTTTTTCCGTCGAGACCCGGAAGTCTGGCAAAGAACGTGAGCTTTGGCTGCGGCTCCGGAAAGACGTCCCCGTAGAGAGAATTGAAGCGCCTCGCAATCTCCCGGGTCAGCTCCACGTGCGCCACCTGGTCCTCGCCTACCGGCACGAGGTCGGCCTTGTACATCAAGATGTCCGAGGCCTGAAGCACTGGATAGCCGAGCAACCCGTACGACACGTTTGAACCGAGGTGAAGATCCCTGATGACCTCTTTGATCGTGGGGTTTCTCTCGAGACGCGCTTT
This window encodes:
- the trpS gene encoding tryptophan--tRNA ligase, with translation MAKGKILSGMRPTGRLHLGHYVGALENWVKLQNEYQSFHMVADWHALTTAYEKTDRIKEDTMEMVADWISAGIDPEKAVIFVQSKVKEHAELHLLFSMLVTKARLERNPTIKEVIRDLHLGSNVSYGLLGYPVLQASDILMYKADLVPVGEDQVAHVELTREIARRFNSLYGDVFPEPQPKLTFFARLPGLDGKRMSKSVGNTIDLADDPEAIMKKVRTAVTDPKKIRRGDEGHPDVCAIFTYQKSFNAARKDEIEKDCRSGSLGCVACKENVARKLADVLAPLRERRARLMSERHLIEDIMEAGSDRARAIARETMHDVRTAMKLWD